A genome region from Anastrepha ludens isolate Willacy chromosome 3, idAnaLude1.1, whole genome shotgun sequence includes the following:
- the LOC128856334 gene encoding chorion protein S36, with protein sequence MNCFLFTLFIVAAPLTSASYGSAPNGGASYISAASSSGLDELVQAAAGGAHQSGGSITPANAEIPISHAEASRLTQVQAQLHALNNNPVYRNLKNSDAIAESLAESSLASNIRQGKINIVAPNVVDQGVYRSLLVPYGQNNHQVIATQPLPPIIVNQPALPPTQIGGGPAAVVKAAPVIYKIKPSVIYQQEVINKVPTPLSLNPVYVKVYKPGKKVDAPLVPGVQQTYNGGSSYSAPAPSYESAPAPAASASSYGGEASYGGDSSYDAPPAASYNAAPAPSSGYGSAPSAGY encoded by the exons ATGAACTGTTTCCTATTCACACTTTTCATCGTTGCCGCACCG CTTACGTCGGCATCGTATGGCTCAGCTCCCAATGGTGGTGCGTCCTATATATCCGCTGCTTCATCCAGCGGTCTCGACGAACTAGTGCAAGCTGCTGCCGGTGGAGCTCATCAGTCTGGGGGATCCATCACACCTGCCAATGCTGAAATTCCAATTTCACACGCCGAAGCTTCGCGGCTTACCCAGGTGCAAGCTCAATTGCATGCGCTTAACAACAACCCCGTCTACCGTAATTTGAAGAACTCTGATGCCATTGCAGAATCTTTGGCTGAGTCCAGTTTGGCCTCGAACATTCGTCAGGGTAAAATCAACATTGTTGCACCAAATGTAGTCGATCAGGGCGTTTATCGTTCCCTTTTGGTGCCTTATGGCCAAAACAATCATCAAGTGATCGCCACTCAGCCCTTGCCACCAATCATTGTCAACCAGCCAGCGCTGCCTCCCACTCAAATTGGTGGTGGACCAGCCGCTGTTGTTAAAGCCGCTCCAGTCATCTACAAGATCAAACCATCGGTGATCTATCAACAAGAAGTAATCAACAAGGTGCCCACACCACTTAGCTTGAACCCAGTTTACGTAAAAGTTTACAAACCAGGCAAGAAGGTCGATGCTCCACTTGTACCCGGTGTACAGCAAACTTATAATGGTGGCTCATCATACTCGGCACCTGCTCCATCTTATGAATCTGCACCAGCACCAGCTGCCTCTGCATCTTCCTATGGCGGTGAGGCATCATATGGTGGTGATAGCTCTTATGACGCTCCTCCAGCTGCATCTTATAACGCCGCGCCTGCGCCTAGCAGCGGCTACGGAAGCGCTCCATCAGCAGGCTATTAA
- the LOC128856335 gene encoding chorion protein S38, protein MNRFQHLLYVWSIALIACSTTAYASYGSQGLSGGYGGGGGGGGGGGSGGSGGSGGIGGIGAIGGSGGSGSSGDTLSGIIQGIGGSGAIEGDGNGVPSPCGKVHPSQNIPYSLGQRASVSSSITYPQNKGEILIHRPAAIIVKRPPTKVLVNHPPLVVKPAPVVLHKPPAVVLRKVYVKHHPRPVKVEPVYVNVVKPPAEKYFVNEKQQAAYNSGYGGAAGASGAANNANAEAEAAGYQLLQGSGLSALTNIATSGKNGYESAAGGGAQGGYSGGGSAQGGYAPSASPY, encoded by the exons ATGAACCGCTTTCAACACCTGCTTTACGTGTGGTCCATCGCATTGATT GCGTGCAGCACCACAGCCTATGCTTCGTATGGATCACAAGGACTATCTGGTGGTtatggtggtggtggcggcggtGGCGGCGGTGGTGGCAGTGGCGGTAGTGGCGGCAGTGGCGGCATTGGTGGCATTGGCGCCATTGGCGGCAGTGGCGGCAGTGGCAGCAGTGGTGATACGCTCAGTGGCATCATCCAAGGCATCGGCGGATCGGGTGCTATTGAAGGTGATGGGAATGGTGTACCATCTCCCTGCGGTAAAGTCCATCCTTCCCAAAACATCCCTTACTCCTTAGGACAACGTGCCAGTGTCAGCTCATCTATTACGTATCCACAAAACAAGGGTGAAATACTTATCCATCGTCCTGCCGCTATTATCGTGAAACGACCACCTACTAAAGTCTTGGTCAATCATCCCCCACTAGTTGTGAAACCTGCACCAGTTGTCTTGCACAAACCTCCAGCAGTAGTGTTGCGCAAGGTCTACGTTAAGCATCACCCACGTCCAGTTAAGGTGGAGCCTGTCTATGTGAACGTTGTCAAACCACCagcagaaaaatatttcgttaacGAGAAGCAACAAGCTGCTTATAATAGCGGTTACGGTGGCGCAGCTGGTGCCAGTGGTGCTGCAAATAACGCGAACGCCGAAGCTGAAGCCGCTGGATACCAGCTGTTGCAGGGATCTGGATTGTCTGCTTTGACTAATATTGCTACTTCAGGGAAAAACGGGTATGAAAGCGCCGCTGGTGGTGGTGCGCAAGGTGGATACAGCGGTGGTGGCTCCGCTCAGGGTGGCTATGCTCCATCAGCTTCACCATACTAA
- the LOC128856333 gene encoding putative cyclin-dependent serine/threonine-protein kinase DDB_G0272797/DDB_G0274007, translated as MTAVRWECAWWYSIVLVFLLVRHSAALNVTTEEPYFLDEKNNQGERALTTRFYTSGDVDETFWLKHLGDDFKNAILLQVDGEERSNGENGSAYKTQEESRNNPVRENEVQLSETYDETLEENNKKKVKGDNNKARKSRRRPSPEQNIEKPERSKNATKMEMGQNAQNATSDQFYSSNDQRSYEEALKNMQYQEKLEKYTRDQNINLKNTPDNSNVAIKTNNALDNSTLTIEGTPVVVSLPESSKLLELETNDTPVVLPSMIYHSDHTHMADQGRQYTDNTHTQTQANTRTEIGTLTMQHEPVEGKTHLDERVTSTQYTQRSYAPMTYEHQQHYQQHAQHTQNQEHTQQHFQHTQNQQPPQHLQHTDFHQQEQAQYPVQMQNTQYQQAQLYDQPIQQQQQQHQNQEYSSPYVSPNYYNSISASHHNQGDYPAAISEVPIHQPNTLEDNNIDKFSYMLSKRSPALEAAAPRAENGVPQAQPDSINPEYNRVSLSNRELYQEGL; from the exons ATGACTGCCGTGCGATGGGAATGCGCGTGGTGGTACAGCATAGTTTTGGTGTTTCTGCTGGTGCGACAT TCTGCCGCTTTGAATGTCACCACCGAGGAACCTTACTTTCTTGATGAGAAAAACAATCAAGGTGAGAGGGCACTTACAACGCGTTTTTATACCTCCGGCGATGTGGATGAAACCTTTTGGCTGAAGCATCTGGGTGACGATTTCAAGAATGCCATACTCTTGCAGGTGGATGGGGAAGAGCGGAGCAATGGCGAAAATGGGTCCGCTTATAAAACACAAGAAGAATCCAGGAACAATCCAGTGCGAGAAAATGAAGTTCAATTGTCCGAAACTTATGATGAAACACttgaagaaaacaataaaaagaaagtgAAAGGGGATAACAATAAGGCACGAAAGTCGCGCCGAAGGCCGAGCCCCGAACAAAATATTGAGAAACCTGAAAGGTCAAAGAATGCCACAAAAATGGAAATGGGCCAAAACGCGCAAAATGCCACTTCAGATCAATTTTATAGTAGTAACGACCAGAGGAGTTACGAAGAAGCgctaaaaaatatgcaataccAAGAAAAACTGGAAAAGTATACGCGAGATCAAAATATCAATCTAAAAAACACACCGGATAACAGCAACGTAGCCATTAAAACCAATAATGCATTAGATAATAGTACGTTGACAATTGAGGGGACGCCTGTGGTGGTAAGTTTGCCCGAGTCGAGCAAATTATTGGAATTGGAAACTAATGATACACCGGTTGTGCTACCATCAATGATTTATCATAGTGACCATACACATATGGCGGACCAGGGCAGACAATATACAgacaatacacacacacaaacacaagcaAACACACGAACAGAAATAGGCACACTTACAATGCAACATGAACCTGTAGAGGGAAAGACGCACTTGGACGAACGGGTAACCAGTACACAATACACTCAACGTTCATATGCACCCATGACGTACGAACATCAGCAACACTACCAACAACACGCACAACATACTCAAAATCAAGAGCACACCCAACAACACTTCCAACACACACAAAATCAACAACCACCACAACACCTACAACATACCGATTTTCACCAACAAGAACAGGCACAATATCCAGTGCAAATGCAAAACACACAATACCAACAAGCTCAATTATATGATCAGCCaatacagcagcaacagcaacaacatcaaaaccAGGAATACTCATCGCCATACGTTTCTCCGAACTATTATAATAGCATCTCGGCTTCGCACCATAATCAGGGTGACTATCCAGCCGCCATCAGTGAGGTTCCGATACATCAGCCCAACACGCTGGAGGACAACAACATTGATAAATTCAGTTATATGCTTTCTAAGCGATCGCCTGCGCTAGAAGCAGCAGCCCCTCGTGCTGAAAATGGCGTACCGCAAGCACAGCCGGATTCAATTAATCCGGAATATAATCGAGTGAGCCTTTCAAATCGGGAGCTGTACCAAGAGGGCTTGTGA